GGACGACTTTCGCATAAAGACATTCTGGACGTTCTTCGAGGCCGATGATACGGGCCCGTTCCTTCCCTTCGATCAGAACCTTAACGGTCCCGTCAGGGAGTTTGAGCAATTGAATAATCTGTCCGATAACACCGACTTCATAGAGATCCCCTTGGAGCGGGTCATCGACTTTCGGATCGCGTTGTGTTGTCAGGAAGATAAGGCGCTTTTCAGCATTGGCCGCTTCCAACGCCTGAATGGAGCGTGGGCGGCCGACAAAGAGTGGCGTGACCATCGCCGGAAAGATGACGATGTCTCGCAAGGGGATGAGGGGGTAGAGAGTTTCATTGGACAAGCTTGAGACTGCCTGCCCTGATTCAGGATAGTCGGTCATGACTCAAGCCCTTGGGGGAAGGTTGGTTGAATAAATCTACCGCCAGTTTTTAGGTGCAGTTGTTCAGGCCGATTCAGCGCAGTCCTGAAGAACCAGTGGTCGCGCGACACCCAAAATTGCGTCCTCGTTGATGACGACCTCGCGGACGCGATCAAGGGAGGGAATTTCATACATGACGTCAAGCATGGCATTTTCGAGGACGGAACGGAGACCACGGGCGCCGGTTTTCCGTTTCAGTGCTTGCTGTGCGACCGCAATCAGGGCGCCATCAGTGAATTTGAGGTTAATATTGTCGAGTTCAAAGAGCTTTTGATACTGTTTGACCAAGGCATTCTTCGGCTCCTTGAGAATAGAGATCAAGGATTCTTCGTCGAGTTCGTTCAGGGTGGCGATGACCGGCAGGCGGCCGACAAATTCAGGAATGAGGCCGAATTTGAGAAGATCACCTGGTTCGACCTGTGCAATGGCTTCGCCAGTCGACAGATTGTGGCGCTGCTTGGTTATCGCCCCGAAGCCCATCGACTTGGTGCCGATGCGCTGGGAGACGATGCTGTCGAGACCGGAGAAGGCGCCGCCACAGATAAAGAGAATATTCGTCGTGTCGATCTTGAGGAATTCCTGCTGCGGGTGTTTCCTTCCCCCTTTGGGAGGAATATTGGCGAGGGTCCCTTCGATAATCTTGAGCAGGGCTTGTTGCACTCCTTCGCCAGACACGTCACGCGTGATCGAGGGTGAGTCGGTTTTGCGGGCAATCTTGTCGACTTCGTCAATATAGATGATGCCGCGCTGCGCTTTTTCGATATCCCAGTCGGCAGCCTGGAGGAGGTTGAGGATAATATTTTCAACATCCTCGCCAACATAACCCGCTTCGGTCAAAGTGGTGGCGTCAGTGATGGCAAAGGGGACATTGAGCACCTTGGCGAGGGTCTGGGCGAGGAGGGTCTTGCCACTGCCGGTCGGGCCGAGGAGGAGGATATTGCTCTTCTGTACTTCAACATCGCCGCCACTGCGGAGGTAATTCACCCGCTTGTAGTGATTGTAGACCGCAACCGCCAAGGTCTTTTTAGCGCGCTCCTGACCGATGACATATTCGTCAAGAGTCTCTTTAATTTCGACGGGGCGGGGCAAATCAGACGAGGCTTCGGCACTGTGCGACTCGGATTCATCATCCATGATATCTTTGCACAGTTCGATACATTCATTGCAGATAAAGACGGAAGGACCTGCAATCAATTTGCGAACATCATTCTGCTCTTTGCCGCAGAAGGAACAGATTAACTGCCCGGAATGATCACTTTTTTGGCTCACTTTTTCAGCTCCATAGTATGAGGTTTACGCGTTACTATAGAGTCAACAATACCATATTTGCAAGCTTCCGCGCCACTCATGAAGAAATCCCGCTCGGTATCGGCAGCAATCTTCTCGACCGACTGGCCGGTGTGGTGGGCAATAATCCCATTTAAAATGTCGCGCATGCGGAGAATTTCCTGGGCGTGAATGTGGATGTCGCTCGCCTGCCCACGGAATCCACCCAGCGGTTGATGGATCATGATTCGCGAGTTGGGGAGAGTAAAACGTTTGCCCGCGGCTCCGGCCGCGAGAAGGACGGCCCCCAT
This genomic stretch from Deltaproteobacteria bacterium HGW-Deltaproteobacteria-4 harbors:
- a CDS encoding ATP-dependent Clp protease ATP-binding subunit ClpX, encoding MSQKSDHSGQLICSFCGKEQNDVRKLIAGPSVFICNECIELCKDIMDDESESHSAEASSDLPRPVEIKETLDEYVIGQERAKKTLAVAVYNHYKRVNYLRSGGDVEVQKSNILLLGPTGSGKTLLAQTLAKVLNVPFAITDATTLTEAGYVGEDVENIILNLLQAADWDIEKAQRGIIYIDEVDKIARKTDSPSITRDVSGEGVQQALLKIIEGTLANIPPKGGRKHPQQEFLKIDTTNILFICGGAFSGLDSIVSQRIGTKSMGFGAITKQRHNLSTGEAIAQVEPGDLLKFGLIPEFVGRLPVIATLNELDEESLISILKEPKNALVKQYQKLFELDNINLKFTDGALIAVAQQALKRKTGARGLRSVLENAMLDVMYEIPSLDRVREVVINEDAILGVARPLVLQDCAESA
- the clpP gene encoding ATP-dependent Clp endopeptidase, proteolytic subunit ClpP — encoded protein: MAMIPFVVEQTGRGERSYDIYSRLLKDRIIFLGGEIDDHLANLIIAQLLFLDSEDPEKDIFLYINSPGGVVTGGLAIYDTIQYLKAPVSTICVGQAASMGAVLLAAGAAGKRFTLPNSRIMIHQPLGGFRGQASDIHIHAQEILRMRDILNGIIAHHTGQSVEKIAADTERDFFMSGAEACKYGIVDSIVTRKPHTMELKK